The genomic stretch ATCCTGAGGGCGTCGCTGTAGGAGCGGGAGACGTGCGATCCGTTAAATGGGCCAGGGACAGTCTTGTCTAGAAGGGTGATGAGCGACGTGCCGCCGCCAGCTTCCAGATCAAGTGAATCTGAACTGTCCCAGTGCTGGAGCATCGTTCGCTTAGCGATTTCAGGGTTGCATGCTGAGGTATCGCTGCACAGTTCTCAGCGCTGCCAAGGCGTCATCCCGTGCATATGGCCGGGTGTTGAAATTCTGGGGGCTGGGATGAGGCATGGCGAACGTGGTGAGGTCGCTTCCAATACCTTGCCAGGCTCGCTGGGCATGTTGGCCGACAAGGACGACGGCTTTCAGGTGTGGCAGCAGGGTTAACAGGCGTCGTGTGGCTGGCAGGGCTTCCTGATGACTGGCCCGATCCGGAGTCACGACCCCGGCAGCGCTCAGCTGCCACGGCACCACGTTCCACAGGGCGAGGTCTTCGCGGCTCAGCCCGGACTCGGTGATCAGAGTGTGCATGTTCGCAGCGGTGCCGTCCGGGTTGTCCATCGAAATGAAGCCGGTATCGCTGACCCGCGGGCCCGGCGATTCGAGCAGGAACAGCACGCGGGCGTTCACGCCACCGTCGGCGGGGTCGAAGTGGGGCACCTCCCGCCCGTCCGTCCGCAGGCCCTCGGCCCAGGTGTTGATGGGCTCGACGTGCGGTTCCCAGGCCCGCTGGCGGCGGGCCTCCCGTTCGGTCTGCTGTCCCAGGGTGCGTGGAATCATCGAGTTACCCCTCCAGCGTCGTCAGGTCGCCGGGATCCTGGCCCAGGGCCTGGGCACGCAGCACGCGGCGCATGATCTTGCCGCTGCGGGTCTTGGGCAGGGCGGTCACGACCCGGATCTCGCCGGGCGTGGCGATCGGTCCCAGTTCCCGCCGCACGTGCTCGCTGATGCTGGCGCGCAGGCCCCGCCCGACCTGATCCTCGAAGCCACGGCGCAGGATGACGTGCGCGATGATGCTCTCGCCCTTGAGGTCGTCGGGAATGCCGATCACGGCGGCCTCCGCGACGGCGGGGTGCGACACCAGGGCGTCCTCGACGTCGGCGGAGCCGATGCGGTGCCCGGCGACGGACAGGACGTCGTCGGCGCGGCCGAGAATGGAGATGTACCCGTGTTCGTCGCGCATGGCGAGGTCGCCGGAGAGGTACCCGGCGGGGTTCTCGTTCCACACCTGCGCATACTTCTCGGGGTTGCCGTGGATGCCGCGCATCATGGCGGGCAGGGGGCGGCGGATGACCAGGAAGCCCTGCTGGCCGTCCGGCAGCGTGTTGCCGGCCTCGTCGACCACGTCGGCGTCCACGCCGGCCAGGGGGCGGCCCACGTAGCCGGGGCGGGCGGGCCAGCGCGGGTGCGTGCCCAGGGTGGGCGCGCCGAGTTCGGTCTGCCACCAGTTGTCGATGACCATGGCGTGCGCGTCCTCGCCGGTGCCGCCGCCCAGGTGTTCCTGCGCCCAGCGCCACGCCTCGGGGTTCAGGGCCTCGCCGGCGCACGCGATCACGCGCAGGGAACTCAGGTCGTGGGAGTTCACGACGTCCGCGCCGAGTTTCATGAACAGGCGCAGGGCGGTGGGCGCGGTGAACAGCACGTTCACGCCGTAGTCCTCGACCGCGCGCCACAGCACGCCGGGGTCCGGGAAGTCGGGCGCGCCCTCGCGGAACAGGGCGGTCGTGCCGGCCACGAGCGGGCCGTACACGATGTACGAGTGGCCGACGATCCAGCCGATGTCGGAGGTGCAGAAGAACACGTCGCCGGGCTGCACGTCGAAGAGGGTGCGCAGGTGGTACGACGTGCCGACCATGTACCCGCCGTGCGTGTGCAGCACGCCCTTGGGTTTGCCGGTGCTGCCGGACGTGTACAGCAGGTACAGCGGGGCCTCGGCGCTGACGGGCACGGCGGGCGCGCGGCCGTGCGTGAACAGCGTTTCCCACGCCACCGTGCGGGCGTCGTGCTCGCGCTGGTGCTCCTTGATGCGTTCCCACAGCACGAGGTGCTCGACGCCGCCCAGTTCCGCGATGGCCTCCGCGACGATGGCGTACAGGTCGACAAGCTTCCCGCGCCGGTATCCGACGTCGGCGGTGATGACGACCCGTGCCCCCGCGTCGGCGATGCGGTCGCGCAGCGCGGACACGCCCAGCCCGGCGTACACCACCGAGTGCACCGCCCCGATCCGCGCGCACGCGAGCATGGCGATGGCCCCCTCGGGCGTGAGGGGCATGTAGATGACGACCCGGTCGCCCGGCCCCACGCCCAGGTGCCGCAGGCCCGCCGCGGCGCGCTCCACGGCGGTCAGCAGCATGCCGTAGGTGTACACGGTGGGCTCCCCGGTCTCGGGCAGCCAGATCAGGGCCGCGCGGGTGCGGGCCTCGCCGCGCGCGTGCCGGTCGAGGGCGTTCACGGTGATGTTCGTCTCGCCGTCCGCGAACCACGTGAACTCCGGGCCCGTGCCGTCCGCCTGCGGGCCGCCGAGGCCCTGCGTGGGCACGCGCGTCCACTCATAGCCCTGGGCCTGTTCCAGCCAGAAGCCGTCGGGGTCGGCCGCCGCGCGCGTGAGGTCGGCGTCGATGTCGCTGTGGAGGCGGGCGGTGACGCTCGCGGGCGCGGGGACGCGGTCAGGCTGGGGCGCGTGCGGGGCGGCGGGATCGGTCATGGCGAAGCCTCCGGGGCAGGGAGCAGGGCGGGGTCTGGGTTGTGGATGTGTTTGGGGTCAGTGTAGTGCGCGCGGAGGCCAGCCGCCCCACCGGGCGCTACCCGCGCGGGGACACGTGGTCGAGAAGGGGGAAGCAGATGAGGATGCGGTGGGAGTGCCTGCTCGGGCTGACGGAATGACTGTCCTGGACGTCGTTCCCGCTCACCCGATAATGAAGCTGGAGTCAGCTTATGATTATGCTATTGGCGTAATCTATGCTAAGATATTCGCATGAAGAACGCTCCGCTGACCCTCGATTTCGGCACCGTCCGGCTGCCCATCAGTGCCGACGGACGGCTCCATGCCCCCACTGCCCTGACCCAGCTCGGCGTCGCCGACCGCGAGTGGACGGTGCTGGCGCAGGAACACGACCTGAACGACGAACCCCGCGACTTCGGCGCGGGACTGGAACCCACCGTGGGTGTCCCGGACTTCGTGCGGCTGGCCTTCACGCTGGAGACCCCGCAGGCCCGGCGCTGGCGGAAGCGGGCGCAGGAACTGCTGATCCGCGCCATGCAGGGCGACGTTCGGCTGTCGGCCCAGATCGCCGAGCGCAACCCCGACCCCGAGGCCCGGCGCTGGCTGACCGCCCGCCTGGAGAGCACCCACGCCCGCCGCGAACTGATGAGCACCGTCGCCCGCCATGGCGGCGGGGGCAACGTGTACGGCCAGCTCGGCTCGATCAGCAACCGCAGCGTGCTGGGCACCGACAGCGCGACCATCCGCCGCGAGCGGGGCGTGAAGGCGACCCGTGACGGCCTGAGCAGCACCGAACTGCTGCGCCTGGCGTACCTGGACATGGCCACCGCCCGCGCCATCCAGGAGAAGGGAGCGCAGGGCAACGACGCCATCCTGAAGCTCCACCAGTTCGTCGCCCGGCGCGAGCGGCTGGGCTGGGAGACCCCGCTGCCCGCGATGCCGCTGCCGAATCAGGCCGGCTGACCGGCATTCACCTTCCGGGGGCAGGGGTCGATTCCTCTGCCCCGTCCTCATGCCGGCCCGCTAGAATCCGGCGCGTGCCGCTGCTCACCCGCTCCGTCCTGAAGGAGGTTCTCCGCTGGTATGCGGCGGGCATCGCGCTGTTCATGATCCTCCAGATGGCCGACGCGCTGAGCAGCACCGTCGCCAACCTGATCTCGTACCGTGCGCCGCTGGAAAAGGCCGCCTTCGCGTTCCTGAGCATCCTGCCCAGCTTCCTGAACAAGGCGCTGGTGCTGGCGGTGGCCTTCGCCATCCTGCTGGCGTTCTCGCGGATGCAGCAGGACAGCGAACTCAAGGCCATCAGCGCGGGCGGCATTCGGCCGCTGAATCTGGTGTGGCCGCTGGCGCTGCCCTTCGCGGTGGTGGGTGCCCTGGCCTTCTTCAACGCCGACCGGCTGGTGCCCGCTGGCCTGGACATCTGGCAGAACCGGGCGTGGTACGACATTTATGGTCAGGGGCCGCCCGCTCCCAGCCAGGACACGTACACCTACGCGCCCGCCGGGGCGCTGTACTACGCGGGCCGCGTGACCAACGACGCCGGCGGCCGGGTCGCGCAGCTCCAGGGCGTGATGGTGCAGCGCGGCGACGAGACGATCACGGCCAGCAGCGGCACGTGGGACACCGGCAAGCGCACGTGGACCCTCCAGAATGCGTGGATCGTCCGGCCCGGCCAGAACCCGGTGCAGCAGCTCCGGCCGCTGGTGATTCCCCAGGGCGACACCCTGGCCCCGCCCGTGCGCGACTCGCGGGAACTGGTCACGTCCGAGCTGCGCCGTGCCCTGGGCAGTGACCGTCTGGACGCCACGCAGCGCCGCGAGTACACCTTCCAGCTCGCCACGCGCTACGCCGATCCCCTGACCGCCATCGTGTTCGCGCTGGCGGCGGGGGTGCTGGGCCTGCTGATCCGCAGCCGGGCGGCGGCCTTTGCCAGCGTGGTCGTGTTCATCGCGCTGTTCTATGTGCTGTGGACGACCGCGCCGGGGCTGGCGCGGGCCGGGGCCATGGATCCCACGCTGGCCGCGTGGCTGCCGAACATGGTGTTCCTCGGGCTGGCGGGCGTGCTCGCGTGGCGGCTGCGGTGAGGGGGACGGCGTGAGGATCAAACGCTTCGAGGGCTATGTCCTCGACGAGATCCTGCCGCTGCTGTTCGGGGCGCTGGCGGCCGTGATCCTGCTGCTGGTGATCGCGCTGCTCTCGGACGTGATCGCGCCGCTGCTTGCCAAGGGGGCCAGCCCGGTGCTGGTCGCCCGCGCCGTCGCGCTGAACATCCCCGAGGCCGCCGCGACCGCGCTGCCCATCGCGCTGATGTTCGCCACGCTGCTGGGACTGTCGCGGCTGTCGGCCGACTCCGAGATCAAGGGAGCGCTGGCGAGCGGCATTCCGGCCACCCGCCTGTTCCGGCCGGTGCTGGGCCTGGGTCTCGCCGTGACCGTCCTCGCCTTCGCGCTGGGCGAGGGCGTCGTGCCCCGTGCCCGCGTGGAAGACCGCAAGGTCAAGCAGCAGATCGTGTTCGACAACCCGCGCGTGGTCGGCCTGGACGGCGCGGCCGGCGGGCAGAACATCGTGCTGCGCGACGCGCTGAACCGCGCGATCTCGGTCGGGCGCATCCTGCCGGGCGGGGAACTGCGCGACCTGCGGATCGTCGCCATGCAGCCCGGCCTGCCCCCCCGCGAGGTCATCACCGCGCAGCGCGGCCGGCTGGAGGGAGGCAACGTCCTGACGCTGGAGGCCGGGCAGCGCATCACGTATCAGGACGGCCGCCCGCTGACCATCCTGAGCTTCACGCGCGGCACGCTGCCGGTGCAGGACGTACAGGCCGATCTGGACACCAGCGGCGGCGCAGTGCGGGCCATCGACACGCCGCTGCCCGAACTGCTCGCCCGCACGCAGGCGTACCGGCAGCAGGGCGTGCAGGCCCCGGCCGAGTTCACGGCGCTGCACCTGAAATTCGCGCAGCCGCTGGCCGCCCTGGCGCTGGCCTTCTTCGCGGCGGCCCTGGCCGTGTTCAGCTTCCGCACGGGCCGCAATCTGGGGCTGGTGTGGGCGCTGCTGCTGAGCTTCGCGTACTACTCGACCTACAGCGTGTTCCGCGTCATGGGCGAGAAGGGGGCGCTGGCCGCCGTGCCCGCCGCCTACGCGGCCGACGCGATCGCCGTGGTGGCTGGGGTGGCCCTGCTGGTGCTGGCGCGGCGGCGGTAGCCGGGCGGGCGTGTCCTGAAGCCCTGTCTGGCGCGGACGCTCAGCCCGCCTGACCCGTGCCCCCGATCTCTGCCGGGGTCTGCGTGGCCTGAATCGCCGTCAGGGCGATCGTGTACACGATGTCGTCGACCAGGGCGCCGCGTGACAGGTCGTTCACGGGCTTGCGCAGGCCCTGGAGCATCGGCCCGACGGCGACTACGCCCGCCGCCCGCTGCACGGCCTTGTAGGTGGTGTTGCCGGTGTTCAGGTCAGGGAAGATGAACACGGTGGCCCGGCCCGCGACGGGGCTGTCCGGGGCCTTGGACTGGCCGACCGAGAGCACGGCGGCGGCGTCGTACTGCAAGGGGCCGTCCACGGTGATGTCCGGGCGGCGCTGGCGCACCAGGGCGGTCGCGGCCCGGACCTTCTCGACGTCCTCGCCGCTGCCGGACTCGCCGGTGGAGTAGCTGAGCATGGCGACCCGCACCGGAATGCCGAAGGCGCGGGCGCTGTCGGCCGACTGGATGGCGATGTCGGCCAGCGCCTCGGCGTCGGGGTTGGGGTTGATGGCGGCGTCGCCGTAGACCAGCACCTGCTCGGGCATGAGCATGAAGAACACGCTGCTGACCAGCGCCGCACCGGGAGCGGTCTTGATGAGCTGCAGCGCGGGCCGCACGGTGTTCGCGGTGGTGTGGATGGCCCCCGACACCAGCCCGTCGACCTCGCCCAGCGCGAGCATCATGGTGCCCAGCACGACGGTGTCCTCCAGCTGTGCCAGCGCCTGGGGCGCGGTCAGGCCCTTGGCCTTGCGCAGCTCGACCATCGGCTCGACGTAGCGTTCGCGCACCGTGTCCGGGTCGATCATCTCCAGGCCGTCCGGGATAACCAGCCCCAGCCCCTGCGCGACCTGGGCCACGCGCTCGGGGCGGGCCAGCAGCACGCAGCGGGCGATGCCCTTCTCGGTGCAGCGGATGGCGGCCTGGACGGTGCGCGGCTCGTCGCCCTCGGGCAGCACGATGCGCTTGCCGGCGGCGCGGGCCTTGACGATCAGCTCGTGGCGGAAGGCGCTGGGGGGCAGGCGGCGCTCGGCGTCCGGGCGGGCACGCAGGCGCGGCGTGAGCGGCAGCGTGTCCAGCCGATCCGCGATGAAGTCCAGCATCCGGTCCATGCGCTCGGGATCGTCGTGCGGCACGCGGGGGCTCAGGCGCGACAGGGCCGACGCGGTGTGGAAGGAATTGGTATTCACGCGCATGACCGGCAGGGAACTGGGCACGCCGGGGCCGCCCAGCGCGGCGGCGCACAGCAGGGCGATCCCGTCCTCGGGGACGCTGCCCGACGTGAACATCAGGCCCGCCAGCGGCACCCCGCTGAGGTGCGACAGCGCGGCGGCCATGACCACGTCCTCGCGGTCGCCGGGCGTGACCACCAGGGCTCCCGGCACGAGCAGGTGCGCCATCTTGGGGACGCTGCGGGCCGTGACGACCGTGCTGGTCACGCGGCGCGTGGTCGCCTCGCCCTCGTTGAGCACCTCGGCCCCCAGGGCGCGGGCCACGTCCAGCGTGCGCGGGGCCTGGAGTTCCGGCGACAGCGCCACCACGCCCAGCAGCGGCAGTTCGCCGCGGGCGATCACGGGGCTGCGCGACCGCAGTTCGGCCAGCAGCGCTCCGTAGTCCAGACCCGGCGGCGCGAAGTTCAGGACGTACCCGGCCAGCCCGCTGCCGTCGCTGCGGCGGTGCAGATTCGCGGCGATCTCCAGCTGGTCGACCAGTTCGGCGGCGCTCACGCCGGCCAGGGACGACACCAGCACCGTGTCGGCCCCCAGGTTGCGGGCCAGATCGGCATTCAGGCGGCCCGCGTAGGCATTGCGCTCGGTCAGGGCGAGCCCCTCGACGACCAGCACGTCGACCGGCGTGGCCCCGCCGTCCCCGGCCGCGTGCTGTGCCAGGGCGATGACCTCCTCCATCAGCTCCTCCTGCCCGCCGTGGCTGAGCAGGTCCTCGGCGCGGGTCAGGGCGATCGGGGCCGGGGGCTGGAGGTGGAAGGCCGTGCGGGCAAAGTGCACGGAGTCGTCCGGCACGGTCTCGTAGGTCTGCGCGATGGGCTTGAGGAAGGCCACGCGCAGGCCCTGGCGTTCGAGCGCCCGTGTGAGCCCCAGCGCGGTGCTGCTCAGGCCGACACCGCTCTGGGTCGGGGCGATCAATAGGGTCTGCATGTGGGCTCCTTGCGGATCAGGATGGAAGTCGGGGCAGGGGAGATCACGCGCCGGCCTCCAGGGCGCGGGCGGTCTCGCGGGCGATCATCCGTTCCTCGTCGGTGTTCACGACCAGGGTGGTCAGGCGGCCCGGGGCGCTGATCACGCCCGGCGTCCCGCGCACCGCACGGGCGTTCGCGTCGTCGTCGACGCCGGCCCCCAGCACGCCCAGGCGGGCCAGAGTCGCCGCCCGCACCGTCACCGAATTCTCCCCGATGCCGCCCGTGAACACCAGCGCGTCCACCTGTCCCAGCGCGACCGCCATGCCCGCCACGGCCTGGGCGAGCCGGTACACGAACACGTCCAGGGCCAGCCGCGCCCCCGCGTGCCCGCGTCCGGCGGCGGCCTCCAGCTCGCGCACGTCGCTCGCCAGCCCCGACAGGCCCAGCAGGCCACTCTCGCGGTTCAGGGCGGCCGTGACCTGATCCAGGCTCAGCCCCGCCTGCCGGGCGATGAAGTCGTGCAGGCCCGGATCGACGTCGCCGCTGCGGGTGCCCATGACCAGGCCCTCCAGCGGGGTCAGGCCCATGCTGGTGTCCACCGAGCGGCCCCCCTGCACCGCGCACACGCTGCATCCGTTGCCCAGGTGTGCCGTGACCAGGTTCAGCTCGGTCAGTGGACGGCCGAGCATCCGGGCGGCCTCCTGTGCCACCCAGGCGTGGGAGGTGCCGTGAAAGCCGTAGCGGCGCACGCCATGCTGCCGGTACCACGCCTCCGGCACGGCGTAGCGGTACGCGACCTCGGGCATGGTCTGGTGAAAGGCCGTGTCGAACACCGCCACCTGCGGCAGCGCCGGAAAGGCCTGCTGCGCGGCCTCGATGCCCGCCACGTTGGCCGGATTGTGCAGCGGGGCCAGCGCCGAGCACGCCCGGATGGCGTCCAGCACCTCCGGCGTGATCGTGGCGGGAACACTGAAGGCCTCGCCGCCATGCACGACGCGGTGCCCGATGGCCTGCACCTGTGCCCGCAGGCCCAGCTCGTCCAGTCCGGCCAGCAGCGCCGCGAAGGCCGCCGGGTAGCTGCCGCCCCCCAGATCCACCACGCGCCGCTCGCCGGACACGTCCAGCCGCAGCGCCGCGCCGGCTGTGCCCAGCCGCTCTGCCAGCCCCGTCACGGCCACCGCGCCGGTATCCGGTTCCAGCAGCGCCACCTTCACGCTGCTGGAACCGCAGTTCAGAACCAGAGTCCACATGCCGCCATTGTCCCAGGTTCGCCCTACCGCCGCCGCGTGACCCGCCGCACGTCACCTGCCGTGTCCACGTGTTCCAGCCGCAGCACCGGCGCGTCCGGCCAGTCGGCGTACAGGCCCTCGCCCCACTCGATCACGCTCACGCGGCTGCCTGCCACCAGCTCATCCAGATCCATCTCGTACAGTTCCGCGACGTCGCGCACGCGGTAGGCGTCCACGTGCAGCACCTGACCGCCCGGAGTGGGATAGACGTGCATCAGGGCGTAGGTCGGACTGGTGACGGTGTCCGTGAAGCCCAGTGCCGCGACCAGACCCTGGGTCAGGGTGGTCTTGCCGGCCCCCAGTTCACCCTCCAGAAACAGCACGCTGCCCGGCGGCAGGGCGGCGGCCAGCGCCGCGCCCAGCGCCCGCTGCGCGTCGTCGCCGGTCAGGATCCGGATCTCGTCCGGCGCGAGTGGAAAGCCGTCCATGCCCTCAGTGTGGCATGGGGCCCGGGCCCCGCCATGTCATACGGATTCCGTCCGAGTCCCGTGCATCCGGCGCTGTTCCGCAGGCACGTCCATCTTCCGGAGTCCGTCGTTTCTCCGTCTCTTCGGTCAGAGGCCGTATCGGCTCACGCGCCGTCCAGCCACGTGCCGGT from Deinococcus sp. AB2017081 encodes the following:
- the tsaE gene encoding tRNA (adenosine(37)-N6)-threonylcarbamoyltransferase complex ATPase subunit type 1 TsaE produces the protein MDGFPLAPDEIRILTGDDAQRALGAALAAALPPGSVLFLEGELGAGKTTLTQGLVAALGFTDTVTSPTYALMHVYPTPGGQVLHVDAYRVRDVAELYEMDLDELVAGSRVSVIEWGEGLYADWPDAPVLRLEHVDTAGDVRRVTRRR
- a CDS encoding acetate kinase gives rise to the protein MWTLVLNCGSSSVKVALLEPDTGAVAVTGLAERLGTAGAALRLDVSGERRVVDLGGGSYPAAFAALLAGLDELGLRAQVQAIGHRVVHGGEAFSVPATITPEVLDAIRACSALAPLHNPANVAGIEAAQQAFPALPQVAVFDTAFHQTMPEVAYRYAVPEAWYRQHGVRRYGFHGTSHAWVAQEAARMLGRPLTELNLVTAHLGNGCSVCAVQGGRSVDTSMGLTPLEGLVMGTRSGDVDPGLHDFIARQAGLSLDQVTAALNRESGLLGLSGLASDVRELEAAAGRGHAGARLALDVFVYRLAQAVAGMAVALGQVDALVFTGGIGENSVTVRAATLARLGVLGAGVDDDANARAVRGTPGVISAPGRLTTLVVNTDEERMIARETARALEAGA
- a CDS encoding uracil-DNA glycosylase, with translation MIPRTLGQQTEREARRQRAWEPHVEPINTWAEGLRTDGREVPHFDPADGGVNARVLFLLESPGPRVSDTGFISMDNPDGTAANMHTLITESGLSREDLALWNVVPWQLSAAGVVTPDRASHQEALPATRRLLTLLPHLKAVVLVGQHAQRAWQGIGSDLTTFAMPHPSPQNFNTRPYARDDALAALRTVQRYLSMQP
- a CDS encoding LptF/LptG family permease; protein product: MRRVPLLTRSVLKEVLRWYAAGIALFMILQMADALSSTVANLISYRAPLEKAAFAFLSILPSFLNKALVLAVAFAILLAFSRMQQDSELKAISAGGIRPLNLVWPLALPFAVVGALAFFNADRLVPAGLDIWQNRAWYDIYGQGPPAPSQDTYTYAPAGALYYAGRVTNDAGGRVAQLQGVMVQRGDETITASSGTWDTGKRTWTLQNAWIVRPGQNPVQQLRPLVIPQGDTLAPPVRDSRELVTSELRRALGSDRLDATQRREYTFQLATRYADPLTAIVFALAAGVLGLLIRSRAAAFASVVVFIALFYVLWTTAPGLARAGAMDPTLAAWLPNMVFLGLAGVLAWRLR
- a CDS encoding LptF/LptG family permease; the encoded protein is MKRFEGYVLDEILPLLFGALAAVILLLVIALLSDVIAPLLAKGASPVLVARAVALNIPEAAATALPIALMFATLLGLSRLSADSEIKGALASGIPATRLFRPVLGLGLAVTVLAFALGEGVVPRARVEDRKVKQQIVFDNPRVVGLDGAAGGQNIVLRDALNRAISVGRILPGGELRDLRIVAMQPGLPPREVITAQRGRLEGGNVLTLEAGQRITYQDGRPLTILSFTRGTLPVQDVQADLDTSGGAVRAIDTPLPELLARTQAYRQQGVQAPAEFTALHLKFAQPLAALALAFFAAALAVFSFRTGRNLGLVWALLLSFAYYSTYSVFRVMGEKGALAAVPAAYAADAIAVVAGVALLVLARRR
- the ddrC gene encoding DNA damage response protein DdrC, whose product is MKNAPLTLDFGTVRLPISADGRLHAPTALTQLGVADREWTVLAQEHDLNDEPRDFGAGLEPTVGVPDFVRLAFTLETPQARRWRKRAQELLIRAMQGDVRLSAQIAERNPDPEARRWLTARLESTHARRELMSTVARHGGGGNVYGQLGSISNRSVLGTDSATIRRERGVKATRDGLSSTELLRLAYLDMATARAIQEKGAQGNDAILKLHQFVARRERLGWETPLPAMPLPNQAG
- a CDS encoding acetate--CoA ligase gives rise to the protein MTDPAAPHAPQPDRVPAPASVTARLHSDIDADLTRAAADPDGFWLEQAQGYEWTRVPTQGLGGPQADGTGPEFTWFADGETNITVNALDRHARGEARTRAALIWLPETGEPTVYTYGMLLTAVERAAAGLRHLGVGPGDRVVIYMPLTPEGAIAMLACARIGAVHSVVYAGLGVSALRDRIADAGARVVITADVGYRRGKLVDLYAIVAEAIAELGGVEHLVLWERIKEHQREHDARTVAWETLFTHGRAPAVPVSAEAPLYLLYTSGSTGKPKGVLHTHGGYMVGTSYHLRTLFDVQPGDVFFCTSDIGWIVGHSYIVYGPLVAGTTALFREGAPDFPDPGVLWRAVEDYGVNVLFTAPTALRLFMKLGADVVNSHDLSSLRVIACAGEALNPEAWRWAQEHLGGGTGEDAHAMVIDNWWQTELGAPTLGTHPRWPARPGYVGRPLAGVDADVVDEAGNTLPDGQQGFLVIRRPLPAMMRGIHGNPEKYAQVWNENPAGYLSGDLAMRDEHGYISILGRADDVLSVAGHRIGSADVEDALVSHPAVAEAAVIGIPDDLKGESIIAHVILRRGFEDQVGRGLRASISEHVRRELGPIATPGEIRVVTALPKTRSGKIMRRVLRAQALGQDPGDLTTLEG
- the pta gene encoding phosphate acetyltransferase, which translates into the protein MQTLLIAPTQSGVGLSSTALGLTRALERQGLRVAFLKPIAQTYETVPDDSVHFARTAFHLQPPAPIALTRAEDLLSHGGQEELMEEVIALAQHAAGDGGATPVDVLVVEGLALTERNAYAGRLNADLARNLGADTVLVSSLAGVSAAELVDQLEIAANLHRRSDGSGLAGYVLNFAPPGLDYGALLAELRSRSPVIARGELPLLGVVALSPELQAPRTLDVARALGAEVLNEGEATTRRVTSTVVTARSVPKMAHLLVPGALVVTPGDREDVVMAAALSHLSGVPLAGLMFTSGSVPEDGIALLCAAALGGPGVPSSLPVMRVNTNSFHTASALSRLSPRVPHDDPERMDRMLDFIADRLDTLPLTPRLRARPDAERRLPPSAFRHELIVKARAAGKRIVLPEGDEPRTVQAAIRCTEKGIARCVLLARPERVAQVAQGLGLVIPDGLEMIDPDTVRERYVEPMVELRKAKGLTAPQALAQLEDTVVLGTMMLALGEVDGLVSGAIHTTANTVRPALQLIKTAPGAALVSSVFFMLMPEQVLVYGDAAINPNPDAEALADIAIQSADSARAFGIPVRVAMLSYSTGESGSGEDVEKVRAATALVRQRRPDITVDGPLQYDAAAVLSVGQSKAPDSPVAGRATVFIFPDLNTGNTTYKAVQRAAGVVAVGPMLQGLRKPVNDLSRGALVDDIVYTIALTAIQATQTPAEIGGTGQAG